From one Henriciella marina DSM 19595 genomic stretch:
- a CDS encoding peroxiredoxin yields MSAALCAGDTAPRLQLITTDGPVEVPPENGRGLILFFYPRDNTPGCTTEAKAFTELREAFAQKGFDIVGISREDLASHEKFIEKQALGIPLAADDDGSACEAFGVWKEKNMYGRKFMGIERSTFAIGPDGTIIECWQKVRVKGHAEEVLSIL; encoded by the coding sequence ATGTCAGCAGCTCTTTGCGCAGGCGACACCGCCCCAAGACTCCAACTCATCACCACTGATGGCCCGGTTGAGGTCCCTCCCGAGAACGGCCGCGGTCTCATTCTCTTCTTTTACCCGCGGGACAATACGCCTGGCTGCACGACCGAGGCGAAGGCCTTCACCGAACTCAGGGAGGCGTTTGCGCAGAAAGGGTTCGACATCGTCGGCATCTCCCGCGAAGACCTCGCCTCTCATGAGAAGTTCATTGAAAAACAGGCGCTTGGAATACCGCTCGCGGCCGACGATGACGGGTCGGCCTGCGAAGCCTTCGGCGTCTGGAAGGAAAAGAACATGTATGGTCGCAAATTCATGGGCATTGAACGGTCTACATTTGCCATCGGCCCCGATGGCACGATTATTGAATGTTGGCAGAAGGTGCGGGTCAAAGGACATGCAGAGGAAGTTCTGTCTATACTTTGA
- a CDS encoding DNA polymerase III subunit delta' has translation MMSEIALPLFGHETAQKKFLKARDGGRLHHAWIIEGPSGIGKSRFAIRLAAMLLGAKPAGPDVAAASIDDPVMQKITSSGHPDLKHVQRGLNDKGNLKQDISVEQIRELNGFFSLKPALGGWRVGILDALDEMNANGRNALLKTLEEPPARAILFLISHGTVPVLATIRSRCQTLRLNTLSDEDTLRALKAQNSETPEQTATLVKGRPGRAEELTGTKVLAAAHAARSLLKAFPKPNDATLATAIQAAAEDETSFAVFADEIMSWVGEKANDAPHWATVWFELQRTVAAQRNLHMTPVQAASKLVTGLQSGAAKG, from the coding sequence ATGATGAGCGAGATTGCCCTTCCGCTTTTCGGGCATGAGACCGCCCAGAAGAAATTCCTCAAAGCCCGCGATGGCGGGCGTCTTCATCATGCCTGGATCATAGAAGGCCCGTCCGGCATCGGAAAATCGCGCTTCGCTATTCGTCTTGCCGCGATGCTGCTTGGGGCGAAACCTGCCGGACCTGATGTTGCGGCAGCATCAATAGACGACCCGGTGATGCAGAAGATCACGTCCTCGGGCCACCCCGACCTCAAACACGTTCAACGCGGCCTCAATGACAAGGGAAACCTGAAACAGGACATCTCGGTCGAGCAGATCCGCGAACTCAACGGCTTTTTCTCGCTGAAGCCGGCCCTCGGCGGCTGGCGGGTCGGGATCCTCGACGCACTTGATGAGATGAACGCAAACGGCCGAAACGCATTGTTGAAGACACTGGAAGAGCCACCGGCGCGGGCGATCCTGTTCCTGATCTCTCATGGCACAGTTCCCGTGCTCGCGACGATCCGGTCACGCTGTCAGACCCTCAGACTAAACACGCTCTCGGATGAGGATACGCTCCGGGCGCTGAAGGCCCAGAATTCCGAAACGCCTGAACAGACCGCAACGCTGGTCAAGGGCCGGCCAGGACGTGCCGAGGAGCTGACCGGGACCAAAGTCCTTGCTGCGGCCCATGCGGCGCGCAGTCTGCTCAAAGCCTTTCCCAAACCGAATGATGCAACGCTCGCCACAGCCATTCAGGCCGCAGCTGAAGACGAGACATCCTTTGCTGTCTTCGCAGATGAAATCATGAGCTGGGTTGGCGAGAAGGCGAATGACGCGCCGCACTGGGCCACGGTCTGGTTTGAACTTCAGCGCACTGTCGCCGCGCAGCGAAACCTGCACATGACACCGGTTCAGGCGGCGTCAAAACTGGTGACAGGCCTTCAATCCGGCGCCGCAAAGGGCTAG
- a CDS encoding YhdP family protein: MRQTAAVITFEIVGGILLLAIAGAIGLAFLLSRGPVELNVFKGEVENALISARNGRDVDIGRLTLQWSPTDRRMIVAANGLKLADNDGQLAGEAEQAVITLDAGSLLFGRAEVIGTELRNGWADVRNISPTEWTFAGEPLPEFEARDLPTTPEGWLKLTNSSLGSVLRGLQANRTVNPLETAAFRNMELRFFDASGDLLAQMEEANGRFEESERGIEVELAGSGEGIGLPGDVSSELTVPPTYDALNFSIGITNWSVGDLAARFGVGDKIISGFPADIIIGLEYQDGEGVTALNLAADAEDGRVTLAGREIDIETLIFDAAYDPVADLLQLNDLAVVTERASGDIAGSITGIVKREDTIAFDLTSDAFEIDVTPYFPEVWELDAVRVTGSLDEETTALVLDNYEVSTRGIDFKGTADLAPIGDVAEGELPFRILSEGEAEGTITKEQVLAFWPETLGAGARNFTENRVLSARVTAANYRLDLKPDSFAEGFLRDEDLMVRFFIEDGAVKFLDDLPPVTDGVGSGRLTGNGFQVQLSEGDYDGWTLTEGSVQFPKLNPKGEMSRIFARGEGPLVNVMRNIANSRLMEGNDGALDPERFSGNATATFEMLRPALDDVPMEDMDIKVSAKVTDAALSDVLPGLDLTGADVDVALENMRLVMTGFGDLGPAPVQFTWRDEFGDDVDTADLSASAFISPDFLNRFGIVGRAYVSEDIPVELQAQVAADDLAAIEVGFELQQSRVDISEIGYIKPVGEAARATLSYDAKSDTNASTFRYVSEEARFDGDVVLSKIGRLQTLSVREAFLDGFMDVSGNIRREPNGKLVSELNGAFLDASAFFGDFGAMGSNASGVSLPITLSAELDTLRLRSGLDLEDASLTFVSSENGVREVRADGTIETGGQMSALYTGPTADDPAKISLDSDDAGFFMRALLRQDFLTGGSLRLTGDLARGTDPARLSLRLNDVRMRDAPFLTQVLSLASLRGLADTLSGEGVLFSDIDVPVAMQSGRFVIEGARANGPALGLTLNGWYEQESDEIRLSGVLVPSFGMNSMLGGVPVIGDLFVGREGEGIFSLTYSVRGTLNRAQVAVNPLSAVTPGVLRRIFENPADTSIPDSIPVDPGKTPPAPPMPDAEFIPSAPGVEPN, translated from the coding sequence GTGCGACAGACCGCAGCCGTCATTACATTCGAGATTGTCGGCGGGATACTTCTTCTGGCGATTGCGGGGGCTATTGGACTTGCGTTCCTTCTCTCGCGCGGGCCGGTAGAGCTCAATGTTTTCAAGGGCGAAGTTGAAAATGCCCTGATATCTGCGCGAAACGGCCGCGACGTCGACATCGGACGGCTGACGCTGCAATGGTCGCCGACGGACCGCCGCATGATCGTCGCGGCAAATGGCCTGAAGCTCGCAGACAATGACGGGCAGCTTGCCGGAGAGGCCGAACAGGCCGTGATCACGCTTGATGCCGGATCGCTGCTCTTTGGCCGGGCCGAAGTTATCGGCACAGAGCTGCGTAATGGCTGGGCAGATGTGCGCAACATTTCGCCGACCGAGTGGACATTTGCAGGCGAGCCTCTGCCGGAGTTCGAAGCCCGCGACCTGCCAACCACGCCCGAAGGCTGGTTGAAACTGACAAACTCATCCCTTGGAAGCGTCTTGAGAGGTCTTCAGGCCAACAGGACGGTAAACCCGCTCGAGACGGCCGCGTTTCGCAATATGGAGCTTCGCTTCTTCGATGCCTCCGGCGACCTTCTTGCCCAGATGGAGGAGGCCAATGGCCGGTTTGAGGAGTCCGAGCGCGGTATAGAAGTAGAGCTTGCAGGAAGCGGGGAGGGGATAGGTCTTCCCGGCGACGTCTCTTCCGAGCTGACCGTGCCGCCCACTTATGACGCGCTGAATTTCAGCATTGGCATCACAAACTGGAGTGTGGGGGACCTCGCCGCACGTTTCGGTGTTGGAGACAAGATCATCAGCGGCTTTCCGGCCGATATCATCATAGGCCTCGAATATCAGGACGGCGAAGGCGTTACAGCGCTCAACCTTGCCGCCGATGCCGAAGATGGCCGCGTGACACTTGCAGGCCGAGAGATCGACATAGAGACGCTGATCTTCGATGCGGCGTACGACCCCGTCGCAGACCTGCTTCAGCTGAATGACCTTGCGGTCGTCACCGAACGCGCCAGCGGGGATATCGCTGGCAGCATCACGGGCATTGTGAAACGCGAAGATACGATCGCGTTCGATCTGACGTCCGACGCGTTTGAAATCGACGTCACGCCATACTTCCCGGAAGTCTGGGAGCTCGATGCCGTCCGCGTGACCGGCTCCCTGGATGAAGAGACGACCGCGCTTGTACTGGACAATTATGAAGTCTCGACACGTGGCATCGATTTCAAAGGGACGGCAGACCTTGCTCCGATAGGTGATGTCGCAGAAGGGGAGCTACCCTTCCGCATTCTCTCTGAAGGAGAGGCCGAAGGCACCATTACCAAGGAACAGGTGCTGGCATTCTGGCCGGAAACGCTTGGTGCCGGCGCGCGGAATTTCACAGAGAACCGCGTCCTCAGCGCGCGCGTTACAGCGGCGAACTACCGGCTGGACCTGAAACCCGACAGTTTTGCCGAGGGGTTTCTGCGTGACGAGGATCTGATGGTTCGCTTCTTCATTGAAGATGGCGCGGTCAAATTCCTTGATGACCTGCCGCCTGTAACAGATGGCGTCGGCAGCGGCCGGCTGACGGGTAACGGTTTCCAGGTCCAGCTGAGTGAAGGCGATTATGACGGCTGGACCCTGACAGAGGGCAGCGTCCAGTTTCCAAAGCTCAACCCGAAGGGCGAGATGTCCCGCATCTTCGCAAGAGGCGAGGGGCCGCTGGTCAATGTGATGCGCAATATCGCGAACTCACGGCTCATGGAGGGGAATGACGGCGCGCTGGATCCGGAACGGTTCTCTGGCAACGCAACGGCGACCTTTGAGATGCTTCGCCCAGCCCTCGACGATGTTCCGATGGAGGATATGGACATCAAGGTTTCCGCCAAGGTGACAGATGCCGCCTTGTCCGATGTTCTACCGGGGCTCGATCTCACAGGCGCCGATGTCGATGTCGCATTGGAGAATATGCGCCTCGTCATGACCGGCTTTGGGGACCTCGGCCCGGCGCCGGTCCAGTTCACCTGGCGCGATGAATTTGGCGATGACGTCGATACGGCCGACCTCTCAGCAAGTGCCTTCATCTCTCCCGATTTCCTCAACCGGTTCGGCATTGTTGGCCGCGCCTATGTTTCTGAAGACATCCCCGTAGAGCTTCAGGCGCAGGTGGCAGCAGACGACCTGGCGGCAATCGAAGTTGGGTTTGAGCTCCAGCAATCGCGCGTCGACATATCCGAAATCGGATACATCAAACCGGTCGGTGAAGCGGCGCGAGCGACACTCTCCTATGACGCGAAATCTGACACAAATGCCTCCACTTTTCGCTATGTAAGCGAAGAAGCCCGCTTTGACGGGGATGTTGTGCTCTCGAAGATAGGGCGACTCCAGACCCTGAGCGTTCGTGAGGCGTTTCTTGACGGGTTTATGGACGTCAGCGGCAATATCCGGCGCGAGCCCAACGGCAAACTTGTCAGCGAGCTAAACGGGGCCTTTCTCGATGCCAGCGCATTCTTTGGCGATTTCGGCGCCATGGGCAGCAACGCGTCCGGTGTCAGCCTGCCCATCACGCTCAGCGCCGAGCTGGATACGCTGCGCCTGCGAAGTGGCCTCGACCTGGAAGATGCGAGCCTGACCTTTGTGAGCTCCGAAAATGGCGTGCGCGAAGTGCGCGCCGACGGCACGATTGAGACCGGTGGCCAGATGAGCGCGCTGTATACGGGCCCGACGGCAGACGACCCGGCAAAGATCAGTCTCGACAGCGATGATGCAGGCTTCTTCATGCGGGCCTTGCTGCGCCAGGACTTTCTGACGGGCGGCTCGCTTCGGCTCACTGGCGACCTTGCGCGGGGGACTGATCCAGCGCGACTGTCGCTCAGACTGAACGATGTGCGCATGCGTGACGCGCCATTCCTGACGCAGGTGTTGTCCTTGGCATCCCTCAGAGGGCTCGCCGACACGCTTAGCGGGGAAGGGGTGCTTTTCAGCGATATCGACGTGCCCGTCGCCATGCAATCGGGCCGTTTCGTGATCGAAGGCGCACGTGCCAATGGCCCTGCGCTGGGTCTTACCTTGAATGGCTGGTACGAGCAGGAGAGCGATGAAATCCGTCTCAGCGGTGTGCTGGTTCCAAGTTTCGGAATGAATTCCATGCTCGGCGGCGTGCCGGTGATCGGCGATCTTTTCGTTGGCCGCGAGGGCGAGGGCATCTTCTCGCTGACCTATTCGGTTCGCGGAACGCTCAACCGGGCGCAGGTCGCGGTCAATCCGCTATCGGCGGTGACGCCTGGCGTCCTGAGGCGGATATTCGAGAACCCGGCCGACACGTCCATTCCCGACAGCATTCCGGTTGACCCGGGAAAGACACCGCCAGCGCCGCCCATGCCGGATGCAGAGTTTATTCCTTCAGCACCAGGGGTTGAACCGAACTAG
- a CDS encoding bactofilin family protein: protein MFTKSKETSSASSYTPPADTSRAAASRTSGARSSAASIICNDMEIKGSINSEGALHIDGVVEGDVTAGDITIGATGKVIGEVKADAVKVKGEVLGSIRARRVELETGARVEGDILHASLSIQPNAIFEGQVKHSDDPLKTSGPKPAKPSSSDMSSKATSTSDPKTSSSSASTAHSTALS from the coding sequence ATGTTCACCAAGAGTAAAGAGACCTCGAGCGCGTCCAGCTACACGCCGCCCGCAGATACGAGCCGCGCGGCCGCAAGCCGCACGAGCGGTGCCCGTTCCTCGGCAGCCTCCATCATCTGCAACGACATGGAAATCAAAGGGTCGATCAATTCTGAAGGCGCCCTGCATATTGACGGGGTCGTTGAAGGTGACGTGACTGCGGGCGACATCACGATCGGCGCAACCGGCAAGGTGATCGGCGAAGTGAAAGCCGACGCCGTGAAGGTAAAGGGCGAAGTGCTCGGCTCCATCCGGGCTCGCCGCGTTGAGCTTGAAACCGGCGCCCGCGTCGAAGGCGATATTCTTCATGCCTCGCTCAGCATCCAGCCAAACGCGATCTTCGAAGGCCAGGTCAAACATTCAGATGACCCGCTCAAGACGTCTGGTCCAAAGCCTGCGAAGCCATCGAGCAGCGACATGTCCAGCAAGGCGACCAGCACGTCCGACCCAAAGACCTCTTCATCGAGCGCCAGCACGGCGCACAGCACCGCGCTGTCCTGA
- a CDS encoding MBL fold metallo-hydrolase — protein MTGQGRFTFLGTGSSGGVPRVGNDWGDCDPAEPRNRRRRCCALVDAGPVETPDECTRILIDSSPELRDQLLDAEVKHLDALVYTHDHADQSHGIDDVRALALRMRRRVPTYLDARTASTLTERFGYCFEGHGGYPPILDRQADIVPLEPFTISGEGGPVTFLPVEQMHGRIMSLGFRMGNLAYCNDLHDFPPESLKAIAGVDIIVLDALRYTEHPSHAHLDRALGWIEEIAPREAWLTNLHIDMDYQTLCKELPTHIRPAYDGLSIDFTL, from the coding sequence ATGACAGGTCAGGGCCGCTTTACATTTCTTGGGACGGGGTCATCCGGCGGCGTACCACGTGTCGGGAATGACTGGGGCGACTGCGACCCGGCTGAGCCGCGCAACAGGCGGCGCCGGTGTTGCGCGCTCGTCGATGCCGGGCCAGTTGAGACACCAGACGAGTGCACACGCATTCTCATCGATTCCTCGCCTGAGCTGCGCGACCAGTTGCTTGACGCAGAGGTCAAGCATCTCGACGCGCTGGTCTATACACATGACCATGCAGACCAGTCGCACGGGATCGATGATGTTCGCGCGCTGGCGCTTCGCATGCGGCGACGTGTGCCGACCTATCTCGATGCACGGACAGCCAGCACGCTGACAGAGCGGTTCGGCTACTGTTTTGAAGGCCATGGCGGCTACCCGCCCATCCTGGACAGGCAGGCCGACATCGTGCCGCTGGAGCCGTTCACGATCAGCGGAGAGGGCGGTCCGGTGACCTTTTTGCCTGTCGAACAGATGCACGGCAGGATCATGAGCCTCGGATTTCGAATGGGCAATCTTGCCTATTGCAATGACCTCCATGATTTCCCGCCAGAGAGCCTCAAGGCTATAGCAGGGGTCGACATCATTGTTCTGGACGCGCTGCGCTATACAGAACATCCAAGCCATGCCCATCTGGACCGTGCGCTGGGTTGGATCGAGGAGATCGCACCGCGCGAAGCATGGCTGACGAATCTTCACATCGACATGGACTATCAGACGCTCTGCAAAGAGCTTCCGACGCATATCCGGCCGGCCTATGATGGCCTCTCCATCGATTTCACGCTCTGA
- a CDS encoding peptidoglycan DD-metalloendopeptidase family protein — MTKKTMKVSELFSRLFPERQIYHRSGGTVRYFTISPPQQAVLSIAIAAVVGWTLYATASLVFIPGSTLSAQGQQQIDKYERWVQELRARDALSRSQLVERTEAFQEATVNFEQRHRTLEVMLESLRNGGELEASALRGNGTALLVNASIDEADRRQSRASEQVEEANATNVGVRGQIADIQREQQAFLDEVEDIAIERAEAARGVLRLTAVGTNRIAENREMGGPLVPFASLASGNFNTPEEAMFAERVAQVAARMEEARYYETVISNLPLADPVGVPSRLTSDYGLRVDPFNQRPGWHNGVDVGAYWNAPITATGPGTISFAGTKSGYGRLVEVDHGHGFKSRYAHLRRINVDKGDTVAIGDVIGAMGSTGRSTGPHLHYEVWFNNKPYDPVEFLRAGKHVHQE, encoded by the coding sequence ATGACGAAGAAGACGATGAAGGTCAGTGAACTTTTCAGTCGCCTTTTCCCGGAGCGTCAGATTTACCACCGCAGTGGCGGTACCGTCCGTTACTTTACTATATCGCCTCCGCAACAAGCCGTACTGTCCATCGCCATCGCCGCCGTCGTCGGCTGGACACTCTACGCCACCGCAAGTCTCGTCTTTATCCCCGGCAGCACGCTGTCGGCCCAGGGCCAGCAACAGATCGACAAATACGAACGCTGGGTACAGGAGCTGCGCGCCCGTGATGCGCTGTCGCGCTCCCAACTCGTAGAGCGCACCGAAGCTTTCCAGGAAGCGACCGTCAATTTCGAACAGCGCCACCGCACGCTTGAAGTCATGCTGGAGTCGCTCCGCAACGGGGGGGAGCTTGAAGCCTCCGCCCTTCGCGGCAATGGCACCGCCCTTCTCGTAAATGCTTCCATCGACGAAGCCGACCGCAGACAGTCGCGCGCATCCGAGCAGGTTGAAGAAGCGAATGCGACGAATGTCGGTGTTCGCGGCCAGATTGCTGATATCCAGCGCGAACAGCAGGCCTTTCTCGATGAAGTCGAGGACATTGCCATCGAACGCGCAGAAGCTGCCCGCGGCGTTCTGCGTCTGACAGCCGTTGGCACGAACCGGATTGCTGAGAACCGCGAAATGGGCGGCCCTCTTGTCCCATTTGCAAGCCTCGCCTCAGGCAATTTCAACACGCCGGAAGAAGCAATGTTCGCCGAGCGCGTCGCACAGGTCGCCGCGCGGATGGAAGAAGCCCGTTACTATGAGACGGTCATTTCTAACCTTCCACTGGCTGATCCGGTGGGTGTGCCTTCGCGTCTGACCTCTGATTACGGCCTTCGCGTCGATCCTTTCAATCAGCGCCCTGGCTGGCACAATGGTGTCGACGTCGGCGCTTACTGGAACGCGCCAATCACGGCGACGGGCCCCGGCACGATCAGCTTTGCCGGCACAAAGTCCGGTTATGGCCGTCTGGTCGAGGTCGATCACGGCCATGGCTTCAAGTCGCGTTACGCACATTTAAGACGTATCAACGTCGACAAAGGTGATACGGTCGCCATCGGTGATGTTATCGGCGCAATGGGGTCCACGGGCCGCAGCACCGGGCCTCACCTCCATTACGAAGTATGGTTCAACAATAAGCCATATGATCCAGTTGAGTTTCTGAGGGCAGGTAAACATGTTCACCAAGAGTAA
- a CDS encoding TatD family hydrolase yields the protein MFDTHVNLHAEAFEDDREEVLARARQAGVKRFLAICDRFDNYETVKAIADANEDIWNTAGVHPHHAKDFPDLTVEALLTAAADPKTVAIGETGLDFHYGYSAEQDQVANFRRHIDAARRSGLPLVVHTREADEMTADLLESEYKNGSFRILLHCYTGGQDLADRGVALGAYFSVSGILSFKSAKDVRSVVSTVPLDRVILETDCPYLAPVPYRGRRNEPAYLPHVADALAELHNMSREEIASICEHNALQLFNKIPS from the coding sequence ATGTTCGACACGCACGTAAATCTCCACGCAGAGGCCTTCGAAGACGACCGCGAGGAGGTTCTGGCCCGAGCGCGCCAAGCCGGCGTAAAGCGCTTCCTCGCGATCTGTGACCGTTTCGACAATTACGAGACGGTGAAGGCAATCGCGGACGCCAATGAGGACATCTGGAACACGGCCGGCGTTCATCCGCACCATGCCAAGGATTTCCCGGACCTGACGGTCGAGGCACTTCTGACCGCTGCTGCCGACCCCAAAACCGTTGCGATAGGGGAGACGGGCCTCGACTTCCATTACGGGTATTCCGCAGAACAGGACCAGGTCGCAAATTTTCGCCGTCATATAGATGCGGCGCGCCGGTCAGGCTTGCCGCTTGTCGTTCACACACGGGAAGCAGACGAAATGACGGCCGATCTGCTCGAAAGCGAATACAAGAACGGTTCGTTCCGTATTCTTTTGCACTGTTATACGGGTGGGCAGGACCTTGCAGACCGCGGCGTCGCGCTCGGCGCCTATTTCTCGGTCTCAGGCATTCTCTCTTTCAAGAGCGCCAAGGATGTCCGCTCAGTTGTATCGACGGTGCCGCTCGACCGGGTCATCCTGGAAACCGATTGTCCTTATCTCGCGCCAGTACCTTACCGGGGTCGCCGTAATGAGCCGGCCTATCTGCCACATGTCGCGGATGCTCTGGCAGAGTTGCACAATATGTCTCGCGAAGAAATAGCATCTATTTGTGAACATAATGCTCTGCAATTATTCAATAAAATACCATCATGA
- the prfB gene encoding peptide chain release factor 2 (programmed frameshift) produces the protein MSTEITTLINEIEQSAELLRRRLDWDVAQKRLEELNALSEHPEFWNDPDNARKQMAERQQLETSIQTVLDLQQETADGRELLELADGDAEMIEDIAASMKRLRERAAKAELQALLSGEADGNDCYMQINAGAGGTESQDWAAMLRRMYVRWSESSGYKVEEVDAHDGEEAGIKSATLLISGQNAYGWLKSESGVHRLVRISPYDSSARRHTSFASVTVSPVIDESIEVEIDPSDVRTDTYRASGAGGQHVNKTDSAVRLTHEPTGIVVACQAGRSQHQNRAKAWEMLRSKLYEVELQRRRDAVKDSHDSKSDIGWGHQIRSYVLQPYQLVKDVRTNHETSDTSGVLDGDIDAFLSASLAHQVGASEEEDA, from the exons ATGTCCACTGAGATTACGACCCTTATTAATGAAATCGAGCAGTCTGCAGAGCTGCTGAGGAGGCGTCTT GACTGGGACGTCGCCCAAAAACGTCTTGAAGAGCTGAACGCGCTCTCCGAACATCCTGAATTCTGGAATGATCCAGACAATGCCCGCAAGCAGATGGCCGAGCGCCAGCAGCTTGAGACGAGTATTCAGACCGTGCTCGACCTCCAGCAGGAGACCGCCGATGGGCGGGAGCTCCTGGAACTTGCTGATGGCGACGCCGAAATGATCGAGGATATCGCCGCCAGCATGAAGCGCCTGAGAGAGCGCGCGGCGAAGGCCGAGCTTCAGGCGCTTCTGTCAGGCGAGGCCGATGGCAATGATTGCTATATGCAGATCAATGCCGGGGCAGGGGGCACGGAAAGCCAGGACTGGGCTGCCATGCTGCGGCGAATGTATGTCCGCTGGTCAGAGAGCAGTGGCTACAAGGTCGAGGAAGTCGATGCCCATGACGGCGAAGAGGCCGGAATCAAGTCGGCGACGCTGCTGATTTCGGGCCAGAACGCCTATGGCTGGCTGAAGTCGGAGTCCGGTGTCCACCGGCTCGTCCGGATATCACCTTACGACTCGTCGGCCCGGCGGCACACCTCCTTTGCCTCGGTCACGGTGTCTCCCGTAATTGACGAGTCCATCGAAGTGGAAATTGATCCGTCAGATGTGCGCACCGATACCTACCGCGCATCCGGTGCGGGGGGGCAGCACGTCAACAAGACTGACTCCGCGGTTCGCCTGACGCATGAGCCGACCGGTATCGTGGTTGCCTGCCAGGCGGGTCGGTCGCAGCACCAGAACCGGGCGAAAGCCTGGGAGATGCTGCGGTCAAAGCTTTATGAGGTCGAGCTTCAAAGGCGCCGGGACGCAGTGAAGGACAGCCACGACTCCAAGTCCGATATTGGTTGGGGCCATCAGATCCGCTCCTATGTCCTTCAGCCTTATCAGCTCGTGAAGGATGTCCGCACCAATCACGAGACGTCAGACACGTCGGGCGTTCTGGACGGCGATATCGATGCTTTCCTAAGCGCGTCGCTCGCCCATCAGGTCGGCGCGTCGGAGGAAGAGGACGCATAG
- the mazG gene encoding nucleoside triphosphate pyrophosphohydrolase, with protein sequence MTTSNTSQFDRLKSIMAQLRNPDGGCPWDLEQSFETIAPYTIEEAYEVADAIERRDYSDLKEELGDLLLQVVFHSQIASETGLFSVEDVARSINDKMVRRHPHVFGDADERDADTQTEAWEAIKARERAEKGKSDEDTSALAGVANALPALMRAEKIQKRAARTGFDWTDAKDILLKLEEESGEVREAIDSGDIDDIEDEIGDLLFVSANLARRFKLDPEIALRKANAKFERRFRAMEALAAGRGQVFSDLSLDQQGALWDEVKTQE encoded by the coding sequence TTGACGACCTCCAACACTTCCCAATTCGACCGCTTGAAATCGATCATGGCGCAGCTGCGCAATCCCGATGGTGGTTGCCCATGGGATCTTGAGCAGAGTTTCGAGACGATTGCCCCCTACACGATCGAGGAAGCCTATGAGGTCGCCGATGCGATCGAGCGGCGCGACTACAGCGATCTCAAGGAAGAACTCGGCGATCTGTTGCTGCAGGTGGTTTTCCACAGCCAGATTGCGTCGGAGACCGGGCTCTTCAGCGTCGAGGATGTGGCCCGGAGTATAAATGACAAGATGGTGCGCCGGCATCCGCACGTCTTCGGAGACGCAGACGAACGCGACGCCGACACACAGACCGAAGCCTGGGAGGCAATCAAGGCGCGCGAACGCGCCGAGAAAGGCAAGTCCGATGAGGACACATCTGCACTAGCCGGTGTGGCGAACGCCCTCCCTGCGCTCATGCGCGCCGAAAAGATCCAGAAGCGCGCCGCGCGAACGGGCTTCGACTGGACTGACGCCAAGGATATTCTTCTGAAGCTAGAAGAGGAATCCGGCGAGGTTCGCGAGGCGATAGATAGCGGCGATATCGATGACATTGAGGACGAGATCGGCGACCTGCTCTTCGTCTCAGCTAATCTTGCGCGACGCTTCAAGCTGGATCCCGAAATTGCGCTCAGGAAAGCAAATGCGAAGTTCGAACGCCGCTTTCGTGCCATGGAAGCCCTAGCGGCGGGGCGCGGGCAGGTTTTCAGCGATCTGTCGCTGGATCAGCAAGGCGCGCTCTGGGATGAGGTAAAGACCCAGGAATAA